In one Cellulomonas sp. JZ18 genomic region, the following are encoded:
- a CDS encoding DUF5926 family protein — MPANDTFVLRPFEGLPGEPDWVALRELVPAATATARTTAEHGARDVVVTTVLPSSWPALHRADGTVLLALQTATSSGDASRDLAAALLKALDAEPGTAVETIGLPTPGPRLQDVLDLSVPFEVTVRDSFSYWLDPSTEVTSEVQAAIEEADAGIIDTRRISSVGSAYWCRMGSKEFLRWARAEDEQVVLDGLARLHARRESGFEDARFLGYFRAAGIVVPVWELARGSEAEDVEGPLAAFAPRLEEAMADTSPLDANARRARAGLVARQVTLR; from the coding sequence GTGCCCGCCAACGACACCTTCGTCCTGCGCCCGTTCGAGGGCCTGCCCGGGGAGCCCGACTGGGTCGCCCTGCGCGAGCTCGTCCCCGCCGCCACGGCCACGGCCCGCACGACCGCCGAGCACGGCGCCCGTGACGTCGTCGTGACGACCGTCCTGCCGAGCTCCTGGCCCGCCCTGCACCGCGCCGACGGCACCGTGCTGCTCGCGCTGCAGACCGCCACGAGCTCGGGCGACGCCAGCCGCGACCTCGCCGCCGCCCTGCTCAAGGCGCTCGACGCCGAGCCCGGCACCGCGGTCGAGACGATCGGCCTGCCGACGCCCGGCCCGCGCCTGCAGGACGTGCTCGACCTGTCCGTGCCGTTCGAGGTCACCGTCCGGGACAGCTTCTCGTACTGGCTCGACCCGAGCACCGAGGTGACGTCCGAGGTGCAGGCCGCGATCGAGGAGGCCGACGCGGGGATCATCGACACGCGCCGCATCTCGTCGGTCGGCTCGGCCTACTGGTGCCGCATGGGGTCCAAGGAGTTCCTCCGCTGGGCCCGCGCCGAGGACGAGCAGGTCGTGCTCGACGGGCTCGCGCGCCTGCACGCCCGGCGCGAGTCCGGCTTCGAGGACGCCCGCTTCCTCGGGTACTTCCGCGCCGCCGGCATCGTCGTGCCCGTCTGGGAGCTGGCCCGCGGCTCCGAGGCCGAGGACGTCGAGGGCCCGCTCGCCGCGTTCGCGCCCCGGCTGGAGGAGGCGATGGCCGACACGAGCCCGCTCGACGCGAACGCCCGCCGTGCGCGCGCAGGTCTCGTCGCGCGGCAGGTCACGCTCCGCTGA
- a CDS encoding UDP-glucose/GDP-mannose dehydrogenase family protein, with amino-acid sequence MTTSRPAARLTTARPVDAPVDAPVADAPAASPDGPRITVLGTGYLGATHAVAMAELGFDVVGVDTDQGKVDALQAGKVPFFEPGLPELLEKNLATGRLRFTTDVASAVAQGDVHFVCVGTPQQRTSHAADLRFVEAATTAIARHLTKDAVIVGKSTVPVGTAARLRGLVAAEAPAGLDVELVWNPEFLREGKAVQDTLHPDRIVLGGVSAKAEAVLRRVYATPIGEGAPVVVTDLPTAELVKVSANAFLATKISFINAIAGVCEAAGADVTVLADALGHDVRIGRQFLDAGLGFGGGCLPKDIRALMHRANELGAYRATALLQQVDEINMGQRERVIDLALEACDGSVLNKRIGVLGAAFKPLTDDVRDSPALNVAAALHLRGAQVTVYDPEAGDTARRLFPTLSYATGVEEAVEGADVVLVLTEWDEFLQADPAALAPLTHTPRVIDARGKLSAARWRDAGWRFTGLGRAAA; translated from the coding sequence ATGACGACCTCACGCCCCGCCGCCCGCCTGACGACCGCCCGTCCCGTCGACGCACCCGTCGACGCTCCCGTCGCCGACGCGCCCGCCGCGTCGCCCGACGGCCCCCGTATCACCGTTCTCGGTACCGGTTACCTCGGTGCGACGCATGCGGTCGCGATGGCCGAGCTCGGTTTCGACGTGGTCGGTGTGGACACCGACCAGGGCAAGGTCGACGCTCTGCAGGCGGGCAAGGTCCCGTTCTTCGAGCCCGGGCTGCCCGAGCTGCTGGAGAAGAACCTGGCCACGGGTCGGCTGCGGTTCACCACGGACGTGGCGTCCGCGGTGGCGCAGGGTGATGTGCACTTCGTGTGCGTGGGCACCCCGCAGCAGCGCACGTCGCACGCGGCGGACCTGCGGTTCGTCGAGGCCGCGACGACGGCGATCGCCCGTCACCTGACGAAGGACGCGGTCATCGTGGGCAAGTCGACGGTGCCGGTGGGCACCGCGGCGCGTCTGCGTGGGCTGGTCGCGGCCGAGGCCCCGGCGGGCCTGGACGTCGAGCTCGTGTGGAACCCGGAGTTCCTGCGTGAGGGCAAGGCCGTGCAGGACACGCTGCACCCGGACCGCATCGTGCTCGGCGGGGTGTCCGCCAAGGCCGAGGCGGTCCTGCGTCGGGTCTACGCGACGCCGATCGGCGAGGGTGCGCCGGTCGTGGTGACCGACCTGCCGACGGCGGAGCTGGTCAAGGTCAGCGCGAACGCGTTCCTGGCGACGAAGATCTCGTTCATCAACGCGATCGCGGGTGTGTGCGAGGCGGCGGGTGCGGACGTGACGGTCCTGGCCGACGCGCTGGGTCACGACGTGCGCATCGGGCGGCAGTTCCTCGATGCCGGTCTCGGCTTCGGTGGGGGCTGCCTGCCCAAGGACATCCGGGCGCTGATGCACCGGGCGAACGAGCTGGGTGCCTACCGGGCGACGGCGCTGCTGCAGCAGGTCGACGAGATCAACATGGGTCAGCGTGAGCGGGTCATCGACCTGGCGCTGGAGGCCTGCGACGGGTCGGTCCTGAACAAGCGGATCGGTGTGCTCGGTGCGGCGTTCAAGCCGCTGACCGACGACGTGCGTGACAGCCCGGCGCTGAACGTGGCCGCGGCGCTGCACCTGCGTGGTGCGCAGGTCACGGTCTACGACCCCGAGGCCGGTGACACCGCCCGTCGCCTGTTCCCGACGCTGTCCTACGCGACCGGTGTCGAGGAGGCCGTCGAGGGCGCCGACGTCGTCCTCGTCCTGACCGAGTGGGACGAGTTCCTGCAGGCCGACCCCGCCGCGCTCGCGCCGCTCACCCACACGCCGCGCGTGATCGACGCGCGCGGCAAGCTCTCGGCCGCGCGCTGGCGTGACGCGGGCTGGCGCTTCACGGGTCTGGGGCGCGCCGCCGCCTGA
- the pgm gene encoding phosphoglucomutase (alpha-D-glucose-1,6-bisphosphate-dependent), giving the protein MDPRAGTPAQPSDLIDVDALLAAYHDREPDLDDPAQRVVFGTSGHRGSALDGAFNEAHIVAITAAIVEYRRGQGTDGPLFIGRDTHALSEPAWTTALEVLAAAGVEVHVDARDSWTPTPAVSLAILRHNGAGTSEGVRTAGPGLADGIVVTPSHNPPRDGGFKYNPPHGGPAGSEATGWIADRANEILRSGWRNVPRVGVEQALAAETTRKHDYLSSYVDDLANVIDLDAIRAAGVRIGADPLGGASVEYWGAIGERYGLDLTVVNPTVDPRWSFMTLDWDGKIRMDCSSPYAMASLLERMRPGAGGSAPFDIATGNDADSDRHGIVTPDAGLMNPNHYLAVAISYLYGGARPGWPEGAAIGKTLVSSSLIDRVAGALGRRLLEVPVGFKWFVPGLVDGSVGFGGEESAGASFLRTDGTVWTTDKDGILPALLASEILATTGRSPSQHHAELVERFGESYYARVDAAATREQKATLAALSAEQVTATELAGEPITARLTAAPGNGAAIGGLKVTTENAWFAARPSGTEDVYKIYAESFVSPEHLQRVQEEAKQVVADALGG; this is encoded by the coding sequence ATGGACCCGCGCGCCGGAACCCCTGCCCAGCCGTCCGACCTGATCGACGTGGACGCCCTGCTCGCGGCGTACCACGACCGCGAGCCCGATCTCGACGACCCTGCGCAGCGCGTGGTCTTCGGCACGAGCGGCCACCGCGGCTCCGCCCTCGACGGCGCCTTCAACGAGGCGCACATCGTCGCCATCACCGCCGCGATCGTGGAGTACCGCCGCGGGCAGGGCACCGACGGCCCGCTGTTCATCGGCCGGGACACGCACGCGCTGTCGGAGCCGGCGTGGACGACGGCGCTCGAGGTGCTCGCCGCGGCGGGCGTCGAGGTGCACGTCGACGCCCGCGACTCCTGGACGCCGACGCCCGCGGTGTCGCTCGCGATCCTGCGCCACAACGGCGCCGGCACCTCGGAGGGCGTGCGCACCGCCGGCCCGGGCCTCGCGGACGGCATCGTCGTCACGCCGTCCCACAACCCGCCGCGCGACGGCGGCTTCAAGTACAACCCGCCGCACGGCGGGCCCGCGGGCTCCGAGGCGACGGGCTGGATCGCGGACCGCGCCAACGAGATCCTGCGCTCCGGCTGGCGCAACGTCCCGCGCGTCGGCGTCGAGCAGGCGCTCGCGGCGGAGACGACGCGCAAGCACGACTACCTGTCGTCGTACGTGGACGACCTCGCGAACGTCATCGACCTCGACGCGATCCGGGCGGCCGGCGTGCGCATCGGCGCCGACCCGCTCGGCGGCGCGTCGGTCGAGTACTGGGGCGCGATCGGCGAGCGGTACGGGCTCGACCTCACGGTCGTGAACCCGACGGTGGACCCGCGCTGGTCGTTCATGACGCTCGACTGGGACGGCAAGATCCGCATGGACTGCTCGTCGCCGTACGCGATGGCCTCCCTGCTCGAGCGGATGCGCCCCGGCGCGGGCGGCAGCGCACCGTTCGACATCGCCACGGGCAACGACGCCGACTCGGACCGCCACGGCATCGTCACGCCCGACGCGGGCCTGATGAACCCGAACCACTACCTCGCCGTCGCCATCTCCTACCTCTACGGCGGTGCGCGCCCGGGCTGGCCCGAGGGCGCCGCCATCGGCAAGACGCTCGTCTCGTCCTCGCTCATCGACCGCGTGGCCGGCGCGCTGGGCCGACGGCTGCTCGAGGTCCCGGTCGGGTTCAAGTGGTTCGTGCCGGGGCTCGTCGACGGCTCCGTCGGGTTCGGCGGCGAGGAGTCGGCGGGCGCGTCGTTCCTGCGCACGGACGGCACCGTGTGGACCACCGACAAGGACGGCATCCTGCCGGCGCTGCTCGCCTCGGAGATCCTCGCGACGACCGGGCGCAGCCCGTCCCAGCACCACGCCGAGCTCGTCGAGCGGTTCGGCGAGTCGTACTACGCCCGCGTCGACGCCGCCGCCACGCGCGAGCAGAAGGCGACGCTCGCGGCGCTGTCGGCCGAGCAGGTCACGGCGACCGAGCTCGCGGGCGAGCCGATCACCGCCCGGCTGACGGCCGCGCCGGGCAACGGTGCGGCGATCGGCGGGCTCAAGGTGACGACCGAGAACGCGTGGTTCGCCGCACGCCCGTCCGGCACGGAGGACGTCTACAAGATCTACGCCGAGTCGTTCGTCTCCCCCGAGCACCTGCAGCGGGTGCAGGAGGAGGCGAAGCAGGTCGTGGCGGACGCGCTGGGCGGCTGA
- a CDS encoding glycoside hydrolase family 26 protein gives MSERTSRHWWTLTGRLGLVARTAALVVALALGVVTGIVWLSPSEATPTAKSELEKQLEQENADLRAILADREDELAALERSQGKAKAERAAAAERGREKGAAEKAAAKAAEERGRQKAAAEKAAAAERGKQKAAAEKAAAAARGRDKAAADRAAAARRAAQKASLEKQHAAAVGALEAARRAAEQAARERDAQKARGDDLSNQVNNPAPRPPAPPKPRPVTPTLDELRTPQDRYFGLYTTQSPFNWAEFDDITRKVQAVPDMSGYFQGWDGDFRPDAVTRSWEKGMLPLLTWESRPMLAANDQAVDPDYSLPVILGGRYDEYLRKYARDVAAHGMPLAIRLNHEMNGSWYPWGEREWGGGPLNGNRKGDFVKVWRHVHDIFEEEGANEYVLWVWAPNIVNALPDYAKYSSWYMKSLYPGDEYVDWVGLSGYFRPPYRADQTPTFSYTYDRSLKQLREIAPSKPILLAEIGASEIGNQKPQWVTDLFDALARPENQDIIGIAWFHHTVTTISQGQRVTNDWRINSRADSLRAFVEGIHDPAAGFGYAPLPAPAAAAAGPADAAPAADAAPAAPEAAPAPVFGPPTPTPTGTPTGTPPATPSPPAATPPVPAPAVTPDPEPAPAPAPAPTETVAVLRATDEQSLAPAGATPAPTP, from the coding sequence ATGTCTGAGCGCACGAGCAGGCACTGGTGGACGCTGACGGGCCGGCTCGGTCTCGTCGCGCGGACCGCGGCGCTCGTCGTCGCGCTCGCGCTGGGCGTCGTCACGGGGATCGTGTGGCTCTCGCCGTCCGAGGCCACGCCGACCGCCAAGAGCGAGCTGGAGAAGCAGCTCGAGCAGGAGAACGCGGACCTGCGCGCGATCCTCGCGGACCGGGAGGACGAGCTCGCCGCCCTGGAGCGCTCGCAGGGCAAGGCCAAGGCGGAGCGCGCCGCGGCCGCCGAGCGGGGACGTGAGAAGGGGGCCGCCGAGAAGGCCGCCGCGAAGGCCGCCGAGGAGCGCGGCAGGCAGAAGGCCGCCGCCGAGAAGGCCGCGGCGGCCGAGCGCGGCAAGCAGAAGGCCGCCGCCGAGAAGGCGGCCGCCGCGGCCCGGGGCCGCGACAAGGCGGCCGCGGACCGTGCCGCCGCCGCCCGGCGCGCGGCGCAGAAGGCCTCGCTGGAGAAGCAGCACGCCGCCGCCGTCGGCGCGCTCGAGGCGGCCCGGCGGGCGGCGGAGCAGGCGGCGCGCGAGCGCGACGCCCAGAAGGCGCGTGGCGACGACCTGAGCAACCAGGTCAACAACCCCGCGCCCCGGCCGCCGGCGCCGCCGAAGCCCCGCCCGGTCACGCCGACGCTCGACGAGCTGCGCACGCCGCAGGACCGCTACTTCGGGCTGTACACGACCCAGTCGCCGTTCAACTGGGCGGAGTTCGACGACATCACGCGCAAGGTGCAGGCCGTCCCGGACATGTCCGGGTACTTCCAGGGCTGGGACGGCGACTTCCGCCCCGACGCCGTCACGCGCTCGTGGGAGAAGGGGATGCTCCCGCTGCTCACGTGGGAGTCGCGCCCGATGCTCGCGGCGAACGACCAGGCGGTGGACCCGGACTACTCGCTGCCCGTGATCCTCGGCGGCAGGTACGACGAGTACCTGCGCAAGTACGCCCGGGACGTCGCCGCCCACGGCATGCCGCTCGCGATCCGCCTCAACCACGAGATGAACGGGTCCTGGTACCCGTGGGGCGAGCGCGAGTGGGGCGGCGGGCCGCTCAACGGCAACCGCAAGGGCGACTTCGTGAAGGTGTGGCGCCACGTGCACGACATCTTCGAGGAGGAGGGCGCCAACGAGTACGTCCTGTGGGTCTGGGCGCCGAACATCGTCAACGCGCTGCCCGACTACGCCAAGTACTCGTCGTGGTACATGAAGTCGCTGTACCCGGGCGACGAGTACGTCGACTGGGTGGGCCTGTCCGGCTACTTCCGCCCGCCGTACCGCGCGGACCAGACGCCGACCTTCTCCTACACCTACGACCGGTCGCTCAAGCAGCTGCGGGAGATCGCGCCGTCCAAGCCGATCCTGCTCGCGGAGATCGGCGCCTCGGAGATCGGCAACCAGAAGCCGCAGTGGGTCACGGACCTGTTCGACGCACTGGCCAGGCCCGAGAACCAGGACATCATCGGCATCGCGTGGTTCCACCACACGGTGACGACGATCAGCCAGGGCCAGCGGGTGACGAACGACTGGCGCATCAACTCCCGCGCCGACTCGCTCCGCGCGTTCGTCGAGGGGATCCACGACCCCGCTGCCGGGTTCGGGTACGCACCGCTCCCGGCACCGGCGGCCGCGGCCGCCGGACCTGCGGACGCCGCACCTGCCGCCGACGCCGCACCCGCGGCTCCCGAGGCGGCACCGGCGCCCGTGTTCGGTCCGCCGACCCCGACGCCCACCGGGACGCCCACCGGGACACCCCCCGCGACACCGTCCCCGCCCGCCGCGACGCCCCCGGTGCCCGCACCGGCCGTCACGCCGGACCCGGAGCCGGCCCCGGCGCCCGCGCCGGCGCCGACGGAGACCGTCGCGGTCCTCCGGGCGACGGACGAGCAGTCGCTCGCTCCCGCCGGCGCCACGCCCGCACCCACGCCCTGA
- a CDS encoding diacylglycerol kinase family protein, whose translation MPARPRRGATAPAAPARAPEAVVLVNARSRRGAVLHDRIAPALVARGVPVLDVHVVHDPAVLPDLLPRVLADDPPMLVVGSGDGTLATVVDHLAGRSTVLGYLPLGTTNNTGRSLDLPLRLAAALDVVAHGRTVSVDLGRANGDWFANLVSVGLSSEVAGRTPHVLKRRLGRAAYAVTAARALATHRPFDAEVTVDGLTWHVRTHQLNVANGRVHAGTPIATDAGIDDRLLVAYALGGAHPASVVAAAAHQATTPWRPLGHKGYVTGTEVRVVTDRRLRLDVDGELTGWVGPDEPLVVHVDAGALRVRVPRRFVPRDPLAHER comes from the coding sequence ATGCCCGCCCGCCCGCGCCGCGGCGCCACCGCCCCCGCCGCACCCGCGCGCGCGCCGGAGGCCGTCGTCCTCGTCAACGCGCGGTCGCGGCGCGGCGCCGTCCTGCACGACCGCATCGCGCCCGCGCTCGTCGCCCGGGGCGTGCCGGTGCTCGACGTGCACGTCGTCCACGACCCGGCCGTGCTGCCCGACCTGCTCCCCCGGGTGCTGGCCGACGACCCGCCGATGCTCGTGGTCGGCAGCGGGGACGGCACGCTGGCCACGGTGGTCGACCACCTCGCGGGCCGGTCCACGGTGCTGGGCTACCTGCCGCTGGGGACGACGAACAACACGGGACGCAGCCTGGACCTGCCGTTGCGCCTGGCGGCCGCGCTCGACGTGGTCGCGCACGGGCGCACCGTGAGCGTGGACCTGGGCCGCGCGAACGGTGACTGGTTCGCCAACCTGGTGAGCGTCGGGCTCTCGTCCGAGGTCGCCGGCCGCACGCCGCACGTGCTCAAGCGCCGGCTGGGGCGGGCGGCGTACGCGGTCACGGCGGCCCGCGCGCTCGCGACGCACCGGCCGTTCGACGCCGAGGTGACCGTGGACGGCCTGACGTGGCACGTGCGCACGCACCAGCTGAACGTCGCGAACGGCCGGGTGCACGCCGGCACGCCCATCGCCACCGACGCGGGCATCGACGACCGGCTGCTCGTCGCGTACGCGCTGGGCGGCGCCCACCCGGCGTCGGTCGTCGCGGCCGCGGCGCACCAGGCGACGACGCCGTGGCGCCCGCTCGGGCACAAGGGGTACGTCACCGGGACGGAGGTCCGCGTCGTCACCGACCGCCGGCTGCGGCTCGACGTGGACGGCGAGCTGACGGGCTGGGTGGGCCCCGACGAGCCGCTCGTCGTGCACGTCGACGCCGGCGCACTGCGGGTGCGCGTGCCCCGGCGGTTCGTCCCCCGGGACCCGCTCGCGCACGAGCGCTGA
- a CDS encoding UDP-glucose/GDP-mannose dehydrogenase family protein translates to MKSQRSTRPETAPVAAEATASAPQVDAPRITVLGTGYLGATHAVAMAELGFDVVGVDTDQGKVDALQAGKVPFFEPGLPELLEKNLATGRLRFTTDVASAVAQGDVHFVCVGTPQQRTSHAADLRFVEAATTAIARHLTKDAVIVGKSTVPVGTAARLRGLVAAEAPAGLDVELVWNPEFLREGKAVQDTLHPDRIVLGGVSAKAEAVLRRVYATPIAEGAPVVVTDLPTAELVKVSANAFLATKISFINAIAGVCEAAGADVTVLADALGHDVRIGRQFLDAGLGFGGGCLPKDIRALMHRANELGAYRATALLQQVDEINMGQRERVIDLALEACDGSVLNKRIGVLGAAFKPLTDDVRDSPALNVAAALHLRGAQVTVYDPEAGDTARRLFPTLSYATGVEEAVEGADVVLVLTEWDEFLQADAARLAPIANHAKIIDARGKLSADAWRAAGWQFTGLGRTAA, encoded by the coding sequence CCCGAGACCGCCCCCGTCGCGGCCGAGGCCACCGCGTCCGCCCCGCAGGTGGACGCCCCCCGTATCACCGTTCTCGGTACCGGTTACCTCGGTGCGACGCATGCGGTCGCGATGGCCGAGCTCGGTTTCGACGTGGTCGGTGTGGACACCGACCAGGGCAAGGTCGACGCTCTGCAGGCGGGCAAGGTCCCGTTCTTCGAGCCCGGGCTGCCCGAGCTGCTGGAGAAGAACCTGGCCACGGGTCGGCTGCGGTTCACCACGGACGTGGCGTCCGCGGTGGCGCAGGGTGATGTGCACTTCGTGTGCGTGGGCACCCCGCAGCAGCGCACGTCGCACGCGGCGGACCTGCGGTTCGTCGAGGCCGCGACGACGGCGATCGCCCGTCACCTGACGAAGGACGCGGTCATCGTGGGCAAGTCGACGGTGCCGGTCGGCACCGCGGCGCGTCTGCGTGGGCTGGTCGCGGCCGAGGCCCCGGCGGGCCTGGACGTCGAGCTCGTGTGGAACCCGGAGTTCCTGCGTGAGGGCAAGGCCGTGCAGGACACGCTGCACCCGGACCGCATCGTGCTCGGCGGGGTGTCCGCCAAGGCCGAGGCGGTCCTGCGTCGGGTCTACGCGACGCCGATCGCCGAGGGTGCGCCGGTCGTGGTGACCGACCTGCCGACGGCGGAGCTGGTCAAGGTCAGCGCGAACGCGTTCCTGGCGACGAAGATCTCGTTCATCAACGCGATCGCGGGTGTGTGCGAGGCCGCGGGTGCGGACGTGACGGTCCTGGCCGACGCGCTGGGTCACGACGTGCGCATCGGGCGGCAGTTCCTCGATGCCGGTCTCGGCTTCGGTGGGGGCTGCCTGCCCAAGGACATCCGGGCGCTGATGCACCGGGCGAACGAGCTGGGTGCCTACCGGGCGACGGCGCTGCTGCAGCAGGTCGACGAGATCAACATGGGTCAGCGTGAGCGGGTCATCGACCTGGCGCTGGAGGCCTGCGACGGGTCGGTCCTGAACAAGCGGATCGGTGTGCTCGGTGCGGCGTTCAAGCCGCTGACCGACGACGTGCGTGACAGCCCGGCGCTGAACGTGGCCGCGGCGCTGCACCTGCGTGGTGCGCAGGTCACGGTCTACGACCCCGAGGCCGGTGACACCGCCCGTCGCCTGTTCCCGACGCTGTCCTACGCGACCGGTGTCGAGGAGGCCGTCGAGGGCGCCGACGTCGTCCTCGTCCTGACCGAGTGGGACGAGTTCCTGCAGGCGGACGCGGCGCGGCTCGCGCCGATCGCGAACCACGCGAAGATCATCGACGCCCGCGGCAAGCTCTCCGCGGACGCCTGGCGCGCCGCCGGGTGGCAGTTCACGGGTCTGGGCCGCACGGCCGCCTGA
- a CDS encoding glycosyltransferase, with the protein MFIFILQLRHMLEGQNEIYLFAVFSTLVWALWVLKVVLSRRYRPATAPYEVSTSVVVPVVDEPLDLFRDVLRRIVDQRPDEVIVVINGAANPGLEAVCDEFAPLVRRTHTPVPGKRNAVRIGTQMSRGEITVLVDSDTVWTDRTLAELVKPFADPSVGGVTTRQRILEPTRSWITRWADWLENTRALYSMPAQSVLGQVGCLPGRTIAFRRRILMQVMDAFMTEKFLGVFLEVSDDRTLTNLTLKAGYRTVYQYTSLVYTDAPLKIRKLAKQQLRWARGSQYNTLRMLPWMVGHAPVLAIFFITDILLPFLLFGTIAGWVYRAVSGTGVNLYEAILESTTRLEGWAWVVGLMIVSSVLSMAIRQIRHLQEKPSDFFRLPLFIIVSTLFLMPIRLVGFFRMAHAAGWGTRAGAYSGGAEHAVPDADLMAELERVDDADAPVDLVDRTPPGGTPVVAGAVTTPAGTAPAGTSTAAARLALRSRARQRAQVAGALPARRRPNPLALVPYAIGLVMFSVMAVFYV; encoded by the coding sequence ATGTTCATCTTCATCCTCCAGCTTCGGCACATGCTCGAGGGTCAGAACGAGATCTACCTCTTCGCCGTCTTCTCCACCCTCGTCTGGGCGCTGTGGGTCCTCAAGGTCGTGCTGTCGCGGCGGTACCGCCCCGCGACGGCCCCCTACGAGGTCAGCACGTCCGTCGTCGTCCCCGTCGTGGACGAGCCCCTCGACCTCTTCCGCGACGTGCTGCGCCGCATCGTCGACCAGCGCCCGGACGAGGTGATCGTCGTCATCAACGGCGCCGCCAACCCCGGCCTCGAGGCGGTCTGCGACGAGTTCGCGCCCCTCGTGCGGCGCACGCACACCCCGGTCCCGGGCAAGCGCAACGCGGTGCGCATCGGGACGCAGATGTCGCGGGGCGAGATCACCGTCCTCGTCGACTCCGACACGGTCTGGACGGACCGCACGCTCGCCGAGCTGGTCAAGCCGTTCGCCGACCCGTCGGTCGGCGGCGTCACGACCCGCCAGCGCATCCTCGAGCCGACGCGCTCGTGGATCACGCGCTGGGCCGACTGGCTCGAGAACACGCGCGCCCTCTACTCGATGCCGGCGCAGTCCGTCCTGGGGCAGGTCGGCTGCCTGCCGGGCCGCACCATCGCGTTCCGCCGGCGGATCCTCATGCAGGTCATGGACGCCTTCATGACGGAGAAGTTCCTCGGGGTGTTCCTCGAGGTCTCCGACGACCGGACGCTGACGAACCTCACGCTGAAGGCCGGCTACCGGACGGTGTACCAGTACACGAGCCTGGTCTACACCGACGCCCCGCTGAAGATCCGCAAGCTCGCGAAGCAGCAGCTGCGCTGGGCGCGCGGGTCGCAGTACAACACCCTGCGGATGCTGCCCTGGATGGTCGGGCACGCGCCGGTCCTGGCGATCTTCTTCATCACCGACATCCTGCTGCCGTTCCTGCTGTTCGGGACGATCGCGGGCTGGGTGTACCGCGCGGTCTCCGGCACGGGCGTGAACCTCTACGAGGCGATCCTCGAGAGCACGACGCGGCTCGAGGGCTGGGCCTGGGTGGTCGGTCTCATGATCGTCTCGTCGGTGCTCTCCATGGCGATCCGGCAGATCCGGCACCTGCAGGAGAAGCCCTCGGACTTCTTCCGCCTGCCGCTGTTCATCATCGTCTCGACGCTCTTCCTGATGCCGATCCGGCTCGTCGGGTTCTTCCGCATGGCCCACGCCGCCGGCTGGGGCACCCGCGCCGGGGCGTACTCGGGAGGTGCCGAGCACGCCGTGCCGGACGCCGACCTCATGGCCGAGCTGGAGCGCGTGGACGACGCCGACGCACCCGTCGACCTCGTCGACCGCACACCTCCCGGCGGCACGCCCGTGGTCGCAGGCGCCGTCACGACCCCGGCGGGCACGGCCCCGGCCGGCACGTCCACGGCCGCCGCGCGCCTCGCGCTGCGCAGCCGCGCGCGCCAGCGCGCCCAGGTGGCCGGTGCGCTCCCCGCGCGCCGGCGGCCGAACCCCCTGGCTCTCGTCCCCTACGCGATCGGACTGGTGATGTTCTCGGTGATGGCGGTGTTCTATGTCTGA
- a CDS encoding glycosyltransferase family 2 protein, translated as MTATGSEAGRSPEPAGGSRPRAQRQRQRVAVIIPAKDESRRIAATVRSARAIPHVDLVLVVDDGSEDNTQHVAREAGAVVVRHSHNRGKAAAMETGAAVVAMRDAPDRPPRTLLFIDGDLGETAVNTAPLVPPVLEGLTDLAIALLPPQPGAGGRGLVVGAARRAIVSMTGWTPTQPLSGMRCLTREAFEAATPLARGWGVEVGMTIDLLRRGYRVLEVPCDLRHRPSGTDLKGQLHRAAQYRDVQIAVNARRARAAAGSVRRTLTPEVRPRG; from the coding sequence GTGACAGCGACGGGGAGCGAGGCCGGCCGGAGCCCGGAGCCGGCCGGTGGGAGCCGCCCCCGCGCGCAGCGCCAGCGGCAGCGCGTGGCCGTGATCATCCCCGCCAAGGACGAGTCCCGCCGCATCGCGGCGACCGTCCGCTCGGCGCGCGCGATCCCCCACGTCGACCTCGTCCTCGTCGTCGACGACGGCTCGGAGGACAACACCCAGCACGTGGCGCGCGAGGCCGGCGCGGTCGTCGTCCGGCACTCGCACAACCGCGGCAAGGCCGCCGCGATGGAGACCGGTGCGGCCGTCGTCGCGATGCGCGACGCCCCCGACCGGCCGCCGCGCACCCTGCTGTTCATCGACGGCGACCTGGGCGAGACCGCCGTCAACACGGCGCCGCTCGTCCCACCGGTGCTCGAGGGGCTCACCGACCTCGCGATCGCGCTCCTGCCGCCGCAGCCGGGCGCGGGCGGTCGGGGTCTCGTCGTCGGTGCGGCCCGGCGTGCGATCGTCTCGATGACCGGCTGGACCCCCACGCAGCCGCTGTCCGGCATGCGCTGCCTCACGCGTGAGGCGTTCGAGGCGGCGACGCCGCTCGCGCGCGGCTGGGGCGTCGAGGTCGGCATGACCATCGACCTGCTGCGGCGCGGCTACCGCGTCCTCGAGGTGCCCTGCGACCTGCGGCACCGGCCCTCGGGCACCGACCTCAAGGGCCAGCTGCACCGTGCGGCGCAGTACCGCGACGTGCAGATCGCCGTGAACGCGCGCCGCGCGCGGGCGGCCGCGGGGTCGGTGCGCCGCACGCTCACGCCCGAGGTGCGTCCGCGGGGCTGA